A stretch of the Flavobacterium aquiphilum genome encodes the following:
- a CDS encoding OmpA/MotB family protein, whose translation MKKIMVTLSALALLTSCVSKKEYAALEAKNKETQDLLNTCTVKLNSCLEEKAGLTATVAGLKETNQHLINTSKDMTVLTTKGAENIEKALESIKEKDLKISRMQDALTKKDSVTLAVVTSLKSVVGMDDQDIEINVDKGVVFISISDKMLFKSGSYEVNDKAKGVLTKVAKVINDKPDFECMVEGHTDTDVLKGNSCLVDNWDLSVKRSTAIIRILSKDLGVKPEQLIAAGRSSYVPLVPNDSAENKAKNRRTRIYVMPKIDQFYDMVEKEMKKQPGAQK comes from the coding sequence ATGAAAAAAATAATGGTTACGTTATCAGCTTTGGCTCTTTTGACATCTTGCGTGTCCAAAAAGGAATATGCTGCATTAGAAGCTAAAAACAAAGAAACACAAGATTTACTTAATACTTGTACTGTAAAACTGAACTCTTGTTTAGAAGAAAAAGCAGGTCTTACTGCTACTGTAGCAGGTTTGAAAGAAACAAATCAACATTTGATCAATACTTCAAAAGACATGACTGTTTTGACTACCAAAGGTGCTGAAAACATTGAGAAAGCTTTGGAGTCTATCAAAGAAAAAGATTTGAAAATCAGCAGAATGCAAGATGCTTTAACTAAGAAAGATAGTGTTACTCTTGCAGTTGTTACCAGCTTAAAATCAGTTGTTGGAATGGATGATCAAGACATCGAAATCAATGTTGATAAAGGTGTTGTTTTCATTTCTATCTCTGATAAAATGTTATTCAAAAGCGGTAGCTATGAAGTAAATGATAAAGCTAAAGGAGTTTTGACAAAAGTTGCGAAAGTAATCAATGATAAACCTGATTTTGAGTGCATGGTTGAAGGACACACTGATACAGATGTATTAAAAGGTAACTCTTGTTTAGTTGATAACTGGGATTTGAGTGTTAAACGTTCTACTGCTATCATCCGTATTTTGTCTAAGGACTTAGGAGTAAAACCAGAACAGTTAATTGCTGCTGGTAGAAGTTCATACGTTCCTTTGGTTCCAAATGATTCTGCTGAAAACAAAGCAAAAAACAGAAGAACTCGTATCTATGTAATGCCAAAAATTGATCAGTTCTACGATATGGTTGAAAAAGAAATGAAAAAACAACCAGGAGCTCAAAAATAA
- a CDS encoding L-threonylcarbamoyladenylate synthase translates to MAQLVKIYPDKPSEAAIAKVVKVLQDGGLVIYPTDTVYGLGCDITNSRALEKIAKIKGVKLEKANFSFICHDLSNLSDYVKQIDTSTFKILKRALPGPYTFILPGNNNLPKEFKKKTTVGIRVPDNSIALEIVRQLGNPIVSTSIRDEDEVIEYTTDPELIFEKWQNLVDIVIDGGYGDNVGSTIIDLSGYEPIVVREGKGDLDII, encoded by the coding sequence ATGGCACAGCTAGTAAAAATATACCCCGATAAACCAAGTGAAGCAGCAATCGCAAAAGTGGTAAAAGTGCTTCAAGATGGTGGTTTGGTTATTTATCCAACTGATACGGTTTATGGATTGGGTTGTGATATCACCAATTCCCGCGCCCTGGAAAAAATAGCCAAAATAAAAGGCGTTAAATTAGAGAAAGCTAATTTTTCCTTTATTTGCCACGATTTAAGCAACTTATCTGATTATGTAAAGCAAATAGATACTTCTACTTTTAAAATACTAAAAAGAGCTTTACCTGGACCTTATACTTTTATTCTTCCGGGAAATAATAATCTGCCAAAGGAATTTAAAAAGAAAACAACAGTCGGAATCCGTGTTCCGGATAATTCCATTGCATTAGAAATTGTGCGCCAACTAGGAAATCCGATTGTTTCAACCTCTATTCGCGACGAAGATGAAGTAATTGAATACACCACTGACCCTGAACTTATTTTTGAAAAATGGCAAAATCTAGTAGATATCGTCATTGATGGTGGGTACGGTGACAACGTTGGATCTACTATTATTGATTTATCAGGATATGAACCAATAGTAGTAAGAGAAGGAAAGGGAGACCTTGATATAATTTAA
- a CDS encoding ATP-dependent helicase, translating into MQKYIDQLNEAQRAPVLQKEGPMIIIAGAGSGKTRVLTIRIAYLMHQGVDPFNILSLTFTNKAAREMKKRISDIVGASEAKNLWMGTFHSIFARILRSEAEHLGYPSNFTIYDSQDSLRAISAIIKEMQLDKDVYKPKQVLSRISNFKNSLITVKAYFNDPELQEADAISKKPRMGEIYKNYVDRCFKSGAMDFDDLLLKTNELLTRFPEVLAKYQNRFRYLLVDEYQDTNHSQYLIVRALSDKFQNICVVGDDAQSIYAFRGANINNILNFQKDYEGVNTFRLEQNYRSTKNIVEAANTIIDKNKVKLDKVVWTANEFGPKIKVHRSITDNEEGRFVASTIWQQKMNHQMHNGEFAILYRTNSQSRAIEDALRKRDIPYRIYGGLSFYQRKEVKDVLCYLRLVVNPKDEEALIRVINYPARGIGNTTIEKLTIAANHYKRSIFEVMQNIERIDLKLNSPTKQKLLDFVTMIQSFQVINENQDAFYLTDHVAKKTGLIQELKKDATPEGMARIENIEQLLSGIKDFTEGQKEVDGARGSLAEFLEDVALATDLDKDTSDEDRVALMTIHLAKGLEFPHVFVVGMEEDLFPSAMSMSTRSELEEERRLFYVALTRAEHQAYLTYAQSRYRWGKLTDSEPSRFIEEIDGQYLEYLTPAESNYRYKPMIDSDIFGDVDKSKLRLAKPVSGMPPKHVTENEPKPDLNIRKLKPVSGNNPPSGNANLFDNKLVAGNVVMHERFGKGQVINLEGVGADKKAEIKFEVGGLKKLLLRFAKLEIIG; encoded by the coding sequence ATGCAAAAATATATCGATCAGCTTAACGAAGCTCAACGTGCACCAGTATTGCAAAAGGAGGGACCAATGATTATTATTGCTGGTGCCGGATCTGGTAAAACTCGTGTGCTTACCATCAGAATTGCTTATTTGATGCATCAAGGTGTGGATCCATTCAATATTTTGTCGCTTACCTTTACCAATAAAGCGGCACGTGAAATGAAGAAACGTATCTCAGACATTGTTGGTGCCAGCGAAGCCAAAAATCTATGGATGGGGACTTTTCACTCTATTTTTGCCCGAATTTTACGTTCCGAAGCAGAACATTTAGGTTATCCGTCAAATTTTACAATATACGATTCCCAAGATTCTTTGCGTGCCATTTCAGCGATTATCAAAGAAATGCAATTGGACAAAGATGTATATAAACCTAAACAAGTTTTAAGCAGGATTTCCAACTTTAAAAACAGTTTGATTACCGTAAAAGCGTATTTCAACGACCCCGAATTGCAGGAAGCAGATGCTATCAGCAAAAAACCCCGAATGGGTGAAATTTATAAGAACTATGTAGATCGATGCTTCAAGTCGGGCGCAATGGATTTTGATGATTTGTTGTTAAAAACCAATGAATTATTAACGCGTTTTCCAGAAGTTCTTGCAAAATATCAAAACCGTTTCCGCTATTTATTGGTTGATGAGTACCAAGATACGAACCACTCTCAATATTTGATTGTTCGTGCTTTGTCTGATAAATTCCAGAATATTTGTGTAGTAGGGGATGATGCGCAAAGTATTTATGCTTTCCGTGGTGCAAATATCAATAACATTTTGAACTTCCAGAAAGATTATGAAGGAGTAAACACTTTTAGGCTAGAGCAAAACTACCGTTCAACCAAAAACATTGTGGAAGCCGCCAATACGATCATTGACAAAAACAAAGTAAAACTGGACAAAGTAGTTTGGACAGCCAATGAATTTGGTCCTAAAATCAAAGTCCACAGAAGTATTACAGATAATGAAGAAGGCCGTTTTGTAGCTAGCACCATTTGGCAACAAAAAATGAACCATCAAATGCACAATGGTGAATTTGCAATTTTATATAGAACAAACTCTCAATCGCGAGCCATAGAGGATGCTTTACGAAAAAGAGATATTCCGTATAGAATTTATGGGGGTTTGTCTTTTTACCAAAGAAAAGAAGTTAAAGATGTGTTGTGTTACCTCCGACTAGTGGTTAATCCAAAAGACGAAGAAGCTTTGATTCGTGTAATTAATTATCCGGCACGAGGAATTGGAAATACCACTATCGAAAAACTAACGATCGCAGCCAATCATTACAAACGTTCGATTTTTGAAGTAATGCAAAACATTGAACGAATTGACTTAAAACTGAATTCACCGACCAAACAAAAACTGCTTGATTTTGTTACGATGATTCAGAGTTTTCAAGTAATTAACGAAAATCAGGATGCCTTTTACCTTACCGATCACGTAGCCAAAAAAACCGGTTTAATTCAGGAATTGAAGAAAGACGCCACTCCTGAAGGTATGGCTCGAATTGAAAATATCGAACAATTACTGAGCGGGATTAAAGATTTCACTGAGGGACAAAAAGAAGTTGACGGAGCACGTGGTTCATTAGCTGAATTTTTGGAAGATGTCGCCCTTGCAACCGATTTGGACAAAGACACCAGCGATGAAGACCGCGTGGCTCTGATGACGATTCACTTGGCCAAAGGACTTGAATTCCCGCATGTATTTGTAGTTGGTATGGAAGAAGATTTATTCCCAAGTGCTATGAGTATGAGTACACGAAGTGAATTGGAAGAAGAACGCCGATTGTTTTACGTAGCTCTAACCCGTGCCGAGCACCAAGCATATTTAACTTATGCGCAATCGCGTTACCGTTGGGGAAAACTAACTGATAGTGAACCTTCACGTTTTATTGAAGAAATTGACGGACAATACTTGGAATACCTCACACCTGCGGAAAGTAATTATCGCTACAAACCGATGATTGATAGTGATATTTTTGGAGATGTGGATAAATCCAAATTGCGATTAGCCAAACCTGTTAGCGGAATGCCTCCAAAACACGTGACAGAAAATGAACCGAAACCGGATTTAAACATTCGTAAATTAAAACCAGTATCTGGAAATAATCCTCCGTCAGGAAATGCTAATTTATTTGATAACAAACTGGTTGCCGGAAATGTAGTAATGCACGAACGCTTCGGAAAAGGGCAAGTCATCAACCTTGAAGGTGTTGGTGCCGACAAAAAAGCGGAAATCAAATTTGAAGTAGGAGGTTTGAAAAAGTTATTATTGCGTTTTGCAAAATTAGAAATCATCGGGTAA
- a CDS encoding AraC family transcriptional regulator, translated as MPYKNINNSVNYSITSHEDELWGLTITTVGHQNINEKQQYPPEKHPLGYYFNVGKGRVLNEYQLLYITNGNGVFTYGNSKESYFITEGKMFFLMPGVWHTYKPMENTGWNEYWIGFKGKMIERIVREGFFLNKPPVFHIGMNEEIIDLYYKAIEIAQEERAGFQQALCGIVMNILGLMYYRDKTRDFEDEELINKINKAKVMMREDIYRNVTAEEIARNLGISYSGFRRAFKELTGTSPSKYMLELKLNEAKLLLYSTNLPIKEISYSLQFENPDYFPIFFKKRTGKTPSEYRNFVCSSNIEQNQESCSLV; from the coding sequence ATGCCTTACAAAAACATAAACAATAGCGTTAATTATTCAATAACTTCACATGAAGATGAATTATGGGGACTAACGATTACTACTGTCGGTCATCAAAATATTAATGAAAAACAACAGTATCCTCCCGAAAAACATCCATTGGGATATTATTTCAATGTTGGAAAAGGCAGAGTTCTAAATGAATATCAATTACTGTATATCACAAACGGGAATGGAGTTTTTACTTATGGAAATTCAAAAGAATCCTATTTTATAACCGAAGGAAAAATGTTTTTCTTAATGCCGGGTGTTTGGCATACTTATAAGCCTATGGAAAACACCGGTTGGAATGAATATTGGATTGGTTTTAAAGGAAAAATGATTGAACGAATCGTTCGAGAAGGTTTCTTTTTAAACAAACCACCTGTTTTTCATATCGGAATGAATGAAGAAATCATCGATTTGTATTACAAAGCAATAGAAATCGCACAAGAAGAGCGAGCTGGATTTCAGCAGGCTCTATGTGGTATTGTGATGAATATTTTAGGTTTAATGTATTACCGTGATAAAACAAGGGATTTTGAAGATGAAGAACTCATCAACAAAATCAACAAAGCCAAAGTGATGATGCGGGAAGATATCTACAGAAATGTAACTGCAGAAGAAATTGCCCGAAATCTCGGAATTAGCTATTCAGGGTTTCGTAGAGCTTTCAAAGAATTGACAGGTACTTCTCCTTCAAAATACATGCTCGAATTAAAACTAAACGAAGCCAAACTTTTATTATACAGCACTAATCTGCCCATAAAAGAGATTTCATATAGTTTGCAATTTGAGAACCCGGATTATTTTCCAATTTTCTTCAAAAAAAGAACAGGAAAAACACCTAGCGAATACCGAAATTTTGTGTGCTCAAGCAACATTGAACAAAATCAGGAAAGCTGCTCTCTTGTATAA
- a CDS encoding L-rhamnose isomerase, producing the protein MKTEQVNQAFEYAKTRYAQFGIDAEKAIAEMDKLSISLHCWQADDVTGFETGNDELTGGIQVTGNYPGKARTIAELRADIDKAMSLIPGEHRVNIHALYGDFGGEVVDRNQIEVKHFQSWIDWAKEKGYKLDFNATCFSHEKSASGFTLSHRDPTVRQFWIDHVIRCRKIAEEMGRQLGSKCIHNIWIPDGSKDLTVDRLEYRQNLKDSLDKIFEYKTNDDYMLDSIECKLFGIGSESFVVGSHEFYMGYGIANNKLITLDAGHFHPTEVISDKISSLLLFSPEVLLHVSRGVRWDSDHVVILNDELQAIAQEIIRAKALERVHVGLDFFDGSINRIGAYVIGVRATQKAFLQALLEPIEQLRAYEENGQNFERLALLEEAKSLPWSAVFDYYCAKNGILAAEDYIADIQEYEKNVTSKR; encoded by the coding sequence ATGAAAACAGAACAAGTAAATCAGGCATTTGAATATGCAAAAACACGATATGCTCAATTTGGTATCGATGCCGAAAAAGCGATTGCTGAAATGGATAAATTATCCATCTCATTACACTGCTGGCAAGCTGATGATGTAACTGGATTTGAAACCGGTAATGATGAGTTGACAGGCGGAATTCAGGTAACAGGTAATTACCCTGGAAAAGCAAGAACAATAGCAGAACTTCGTGCTGATATCGACAAAGCAATGTCTTTAATCCCAGGCGAACATCGTGTGAACATTCATGCTTTATATGGAGATTTTGGCGGAGAAGTAGTAGATCGTAATCAAATTGAGGTAAAACATTTCCAAAGCTGGATTGACTGGGCGAAAGAAAAAGGTTATAAATTAGACTTTAATGCTACTTGTTTCTCTCACGAAAAATCAGCTAGCGGATTCACATTATCACATAGAGATCCTACTGTTCGTCAGTTTTGGATTGATCACGTGATCCGTTGCCGTAAAATCGCCGAAGAAATGGGCCGTCAATTAGGCTCAAAATGTATCCATAACATTTGGATTCCAGACGGATCTAAAGATCTAACTGTTGATCGATTAGAATATCGTCAAAATCTAAAAGATTCATTAGACAAAATTTTTGAATACAAAACAAATGATGACTACATGCTGGACAGCATCGAATGTAAATTATTTGGTATTGGAAGCGAAAGTTTTGTAGTTGGATCACATGAATTTTACATGGGCTATGGGATTGCCAATAATAAATTAATCACTCTCGACGCTGGACATTTTCATCCAACCGAAGTAATATCTGATAAAATTTCCTCACTATTATTGTTTTCTCCGGAGGTATTACTTCATGTTAGCCGTGGCGTTCGTTGGGACAGTGACCACGTAGTCATTTTAAACGATGAATTACAAGCCATTGCCCAGGAAATAATTCGCGCCAAAGCTTTGGAACGTGTCCACGTTGGGCTTGATTTCTTTGACGGTTCCATCAACAGAATTGGAGCTTATGTAATTGGTGTTCGCGCCACACAAAAAGCATTTTTACAGGCGTTATTGGAACCAATAGAGCAATTACGTGCTTACGAAGAAAATGGACAGAATTTTGAGCGTCTTGCATTATTAGAAGAAGCTAAATCTTTGCCTTGGTCTGCAGTTTTTGACTACTATTGTGCCAAAAATGGTATTCTTGCCGCCGAAGATTATATCGCCGACATTCAGGAATATGAAAAGAATGTAACTTCAAAAAGATAA
- the fucO gene encoding lactaldehyde reductase, with protein sequence MSTIKRIILNEMSYYGAGSRSVLADEIKKRGLKKIFIVTDKDLIKFGVVEKVTSVLDLGKIEYSIFSNVKQNPTVAQVKEGVLDFSASGANAIVAIGGGSPIDTAKAIAIISNNPEFADVVSLEGVADTKNKCVPIIALPTTAGTAAEVTINYVITDEKSVKKMVCVDPNAIPILSIVDAELMLTLPPSVTAATGMDALTHAIEGYITKGAWEMSDMFELKAIEMIAKHLPTAVKNPSNVEARDGMAVAQYIAGMGFSNVGLGLVHGMAHPLGAYYDIPHGVANALLLPIVMEYNTKSSISKYAEIARAMGIYVNNLSLVEAAQAAVQAVKNLAIEVGIPEKLNLLNVKEEDLERLAQSAFEDVCTPGNPRDVTVQEILELYKKAF encoded by the coding sequence ATGAGTACCATTAAACGAATTATTTTAAACGAGATGTCCTATTATGGCGCGGGATCTCGATCTGTTCTTGCAGATGAAATTAAAAAAAGAGGCCTGAAGAAAATTTTTATCGTTACCGACAAAGATTTAATAAAATTTGGAGTAGTAGAAAAAGTTACTTCTGTTTTAGATTTGGGAAAAATTGAATACAGTATTTTTTCAAATGTAAAACAAAATCCAACCGTTGCTCAAGTAAAAGAAGGTGTATTGGATTTTAGTGCATCGGGAGCTAATGCGATAGTTGCTATTGGTGGCGGTTCACCTATTGATACTGCCAAAGCCATAGCAATTATTTCGAACAATCCAGAATTTGCCGATGTAGTTTCTCTTGAAGGAGTAGCCGATACCAAAAACAAATGTGTCCCAATTATCGCTTTACCTACAACCGCAGGAACTGCTGCCGAAGTCACAATTAACTATGTGATTACTGACGAAAAAAGTGTAAAGAAAATGGTTTGCGTTGATCCAAACGCTATACCAATTCTTTCCATTGTCGATGCCGAATTGATGTTGACCTTGCCACCAAGCGTAACAGCTGCAACCGGAATGGATGCATTGACTCACGCAATCGAGGGTTATATTACAAAAGGAGCTTGGGAAATGTCGGATATGTTTGAATTAAAAGCTATCGAGATGATCGCCAAACATTTACCAACTGCAGTCAAAAATCCTTCTAATGTTGAGGCTCGCGACGGAATGGCTGTTGCTCAATATATTGCTGGAATGGGATTTTCTAATGTGGGATTAGGTTTAGTACACGGAATGGCTCATCCTTTAGGAGCTTATTATGATATTCCGCACGGGGTTGCTAACGCATTATTGTTACCAATTGTAATGGAATACAACACCAAATCATCAATTAGCAAATACGCCGAAATTGCACGAGCTATGGGAATTTACGTTAACAATTTGTCTTTGGTTGAAGCCGCACAAGCTGCAGTTCAAGCAGTAAAAAATCTTGCAATAGAAGTGGGAATTCCGGAAAAACTGAACTTGCTAAATGTAAAAGAAGAAGATTTGGAAAGACTTGCCCAATCAGCTTTTGAAGATGTTTGCACCCCTGGAAATCCACGTGACGTTACTGTTCAAGAAATATTAGAACTTTATAAAAAAGCATTTTAA
- a CDS encoding class II aldolase/adducin family protein produces the protein MKKLDIKLMHPVEQINMVIGRIYEKGMTTTSGGNISIRDKNGDIWITPSAVDKGDLTPKDIVCVKADGTVVGLHKPSSEFPFHKAIFDARPDINAIIHAHPPGLVAFSITRQVPNTNITPHFRSVCGKIGYAPYGCPGSEDLGKKIADQFINSDSKAVIMENHGVVLGGSDMLDAYQRFETLELCCCILISAGKLGKINALTDEQIQQYRAQIPSKADRFSDPGYPSDELAIRRDMVNIIHRACEQGLMISTFGTVSARWNKNDFLITPHNVSRWNITADNIIQVKNGMTEDNKNPSYQVKLHQRIYEENPHINSIITTQSPNLMAHSISGTKFDVRTIPESWIFLQDVPSIPFGSLFDDIDGMAKMFDKNRVVLIENDCAVVTGDKLLNTFDYLEVAEFSANSLVMAASVGPLCPMGDAEIDELRVAFSAIIR, from the coding sequence ATGAAAAAGTTAGATATTAAATTGATGCATCCGGTCGAACAGATTAACATGGTAATCGGGAGGATTTATGAAAAAGGAATGACTACCACATCCGGAGGTAACATTTCGATAAGAGATAAAAATGGGGATATATGGATAACCCCTTCGGCAGTTGACAAAGGAGATTTGACTCCAAAAGATATTGTTTGTGTAAAAGCTGACGGAACTGTAGTAGGCCTGCACAAACCTTCATCAGAATTCCCTTTTCATAAAGCAATATTCGATGCACGCCCTGATATAAACGCAATTATTCATGCTCATCCTCCTGGATTAGTCGCTTTTAGTATCACTCGTCAAGTTCCAAATACGAATATTACCCCTCATTTTCGTTCTGTTTGTGGTAAAATAGGTTATGCACCTTATGGTTGTCCGGGTAGTGAAGATTTAGGCAAAAAAATTGCAGATCAATTTATCAATAGCGACAGCAAAGCGGTAATTATGGAAAACCACGGAGTTGTGTTAGGCGGATCAGATATGCTCGATGCTTATCAACGATTTGAGACGCTTGAGTTGTGCTGTTGTATCCTTATAAGTGCCGGAAAACTTGGGAAAATAAACGCTTTGACTGATGAACAAATTCAACAATACAGAGCGCAAATTCCTTCAAAAGCAGATCGTTTTTCAGATCCTGGTTATCCTTCAGACGAACTTGCCATTCGAAGAGACATGGTAAATATCATTCACCGTGCCTGCGAACAAGGATTGATGATTTCTACTTTTGGAACTGTATCTGCCCGTTGGAATAAAAATGATTTCTTGATTACACCTCACAATGTCTCTCGTTGGAACATTACAGCCGACAATATCATTCAGGTTAAAAACGGAATGACCGAAGACAATAAAAATCCAAGTTATCAAGTGAAATTGCACCAACGCATTTACGAAGAAAATCCACATATCAATTCGATCATCACCACGCAATCTCCAAATTTGATGGCGCATTCGATCAGCGGAACCAAATTTGATGTCCGCACCATTCCTGAAAGCTGGATTTTCTTGCAGGATGTACCTTCAATTCCTTTCGGTTCTTTATTCGATGACATAGATGGCATGGCAAAAATGTTTGATAAAAACCGTGTTGTCTTAATCGAAAATGACTGTGCTGTAGTTACTGGAGACAAATTATTGAACACATTTGACTATTTGGAAGTGGCCGAATTTAGTGCCAATTCATTGGTAATGGCAGCCTCTGTTGGTCCTTTGTGTCCAATGGGAGATGCCGAGATAGACGAATTAAGAGTGGCTTTTAGTGCGATAATTAGATAA
- a CDS encoding rhamnulokinase: MKNKSFLAFDLGATSGRTILGTIEQGRLQMKELTRFSNQILQIGNHIHWNIYSLFEHLKAGLAAAKREGVEIASIGIDTWGVDFALLAEDGSILGAPYAYRDPHTVGMPEKYFQLISREKVYELTGIQVMNFNSLYQLFALSQANNSLLKSAKEMLFIPDALAYMLTGNKVVEYTIASTSQILNPRTKKFEVELLEKAGVSPSILGEIVMPGHLIGQLKDDLATESELGKINVVAVAGHDTGAAVAAVPAMSENFAYLSSGTWSLMGIEVKDPIINENTFALNFTNEGGIEGTTRFLKNITGMWLLEQCLKDWKNEGITYAYEKLVQMTTAVPAFQSIIDPDHESFANPACMPTAIAEYCWQTNQIVPSTHAEFVRCIFESLSLKYNYVLEKLKDLAPFPIEKLHVIGGGSKNPLLNQWTANATGITVLAGPSEATAIGNIMIQAKSAGCVKSLQEMRQIICNSVQLDEFTPENPIAWHEAYQKFLTITRLGQENHVEHV, from the coding sequence ATGAAAAATAAATCTTTTTTAGCATTTGACCTTGGAGCAACCAGCGGACGCACGATTTTGGGGACAATTGAACAAGGTCGCCTCCAAATGAAAGAACTAACACGTTTTTCAAATCAAATACTTCAAATCGGGAATCACATTCATTGGAATATTTATTCCTTATTCGAACACCTGAAGGCAGGACTTGCAGCAGCAAAAAGAGAAGGAGTAGAGATAGCTTCAATTGGCATTGATACTTGGGGCGTTGATTTTGCTTTGCTTGCCGAAGACGGCTCAATATTAGGAGCTCCTTATGCTTATCGTGACCCACATACGGTGGGTATGCCCGAAAAATATTTTCAATTAATTTCCCGCGAAAAAGTTTATGAACTAACCGGAATTCAAGTAATGAATTTTAATAGTTTGTATCAACTTTTTGCTTTAAGCCAGGCAAATAATTCTTTACTCAAAAGTGCAAAAGAAATGCTATTCATCCCGGATGCTTTGGCTTATATGCTTACCGGCAATAAAGTAGTAGAATATACCATTGCATCAACTTCACAAATTTTAAATCCCCGAACCAAAAAATTCGAAGTAGAATTACTTGAAAAAGCTGGTGTTTCACCATCAATTCTTGGAGAAATTGTTATGCCCGGGCATTTGATTGGCCAATTAAAAGATGATTTGGCTACAGAAAGCGAATTAGGCAAAATCAATGTGGTTGCAGTTGCTGGACATGATACGGGAGCAGCAGTAGCAGCAGTTCCGGCGATGAGTGAAAATTTTGCTTATCTAAGCTCAGGCACATGGTCATTGATGGGTATTGAAGTAAAAGACCCGATTATCAACGAAAATACTTTTGCTTTGAACTTCACCAATGAAGGAGGAATTGAAGGTACAACACGTTTTTTGAAAAACATTACAGGCATGTGGTTATTGGAACAATGCTTGAAAGATTGGAAAAACGAAGGCATCACTTATGCCTACGAGAAATTAGTCCAAATGACCACCGCAGTTCCGGCTTTTCAATCCATTATTGATCCTGACCACGAATCATTTGCAAATCCTGCTTGCATGCCTACAGCGATAGCAGAATATTGTTGGCAAACCAATCAAATAGTGCCATCGACCCATGCCGAATTTGTTCGATGTATTTTCGAAAGCCTTTCACTGAAATACAATTACGTATTAGAAAAGCTTAAAGATTTAGCGCCTTTCCCTATTGAAAAACTACATGTAATAGGTGGCGGGTCAAAAAATCCTTTACTAAATCAATGGACTGCCAATGCTACTGGAATTACAGTATTAGCAGGCCCTTCAGAAGCAACCGCTATTGGAAATATAATGATTCAGGCAAAATCAGCCGGTTGTGTAAAATCTTTACAGGAAATGCGTCAAATTATTTGCAACTCCGTACAATTAGACGAATTCACGCCTGAGAACCCAATTGCCTGGCATGAAGCCTATCAAAAATTCTTGACAATTACTCGATTAGGTCAAGAAAATCATGTAGAACATGTGTAG
- a CDS encoding YSC84-related protein, translating to MKKLNVILLTMMVCVLNATSIFGQSESKKNKIIADASTSKAEFIKADPLMKSIFTNAYGYVIFPNVGKGGVGVGGAAGNGAVYEKGQLIGMAKLSQLSIGLQAGGQAYREVIFFESKAAMDRFKDSKFEFSAQVSAVAAKAGASGNAKYTDGVMVFTMQKGGLMYEASVGGQKFTFHKL from the coding sequence ATGAAAAAATTAAATGTCATTTTGTTAACAATGATGGTTTGTGTTCTAAATGCAACATCAATTTTCGGGCAGTCTGAATCGAAAAAGAATAAAATTATTGCCGACGCAAGCACTTCAAAAGCAGAGTTTATTAAAGCCGATCCACTTATGAAATCTATTTTCACCAATGCTTATGGCTATGTAATCTTTCCAAATGTTGGTAAAGGAGGAGTTGGTGTTGGAGGGGCAGCCGGAAATGGAGCTGTTTATGAAAAAGGCCAACTTATAGGTATGGCAAAATTGTCACAATTGAGTATTGGTCTTCAAGCTGGTGGACAAGCCTATCGTGAAGTCATATTTTTTGAATCGAAAGCAGCGATGGATCGATTTAAAGACAGCAAATTCGAGTTTTCAGCACAAGTTTCGGCTGTAGCGGCAAAAGCAGGTGCTTCAGGAAATGCAAAATACACTGACGGTGTCATGGTGTTTACCATGCAAAAGGGAGGCCTTATGTATGAAGCTTCTGTTGGTGGTCAAAAATTTACATTTCATAAATTGTAA